Proteins encoded in a region of the Fundulus heteroclitus isolate FHET01 chromosome 2, MU-UCD_Fhet_4.1, whole genome shotgun sequence genome:
- the uri1 gene encoding unconventional prefoldin RPB5 interactor 1, giving the protein MAGTGNANLEHLGGVVRLREEHQKVVKDCESQIQHWKKVLGDYEALDDRLRTLPDQLCYDIMVPFGPLAFMPGKLVHTNEVTVLLGDNWFAKCSAKQAQKIVEHRMKHVGNQLDDVTKTMKNFEARVGFVKDLETMSANKGDYVDIREDVENNELAVTKGKQRIAHKPNSKPKMDVAFDLKEEDEGEGGDTGSRKGVMTEEELWARLDELERLEELQDERDRLSDNTDMNGEDTSSSSSEEEKEADAAPPVNGLSLKPSWSSVPHSVQPLTDRKEEDEDGSCLPTIFFSHTVEPKKVRINTGKNTTLKFSERKEQKEHSKRKKKNGHNNGHSHHELHKITTPADIYRLFVDVKNGEPVPRKSILKSRSRENSVCSDTSESSAADFEERRMAVRSFSHDETTHSDTSDGITEEDSPTAMPLHTHSKFEAFSGTVIEKEPMPSAVPHLTIVPPALPTILERRQEEVTPDSPPPEQAPKRVSKFKAARLQQK; this is encoded by the exons GAAGAAGGTGTTGGGGGACTATGAAGCCCTTGATGATCGCCTCAGGACTCTCCCGGATCAGCTGTGTTACGACATCATG GTGCCGTTCGGCCCTCTGGCCTTCATGCCCGGGAAGCTCGTGCACACCAACGAGGTCACAGTGCTGCTGGGCGACAACTGGTTCGCCAAGTGCTCCGCCAAGCAAGCCCAGAAAATAGTCGAGCACAGAATGAAGC acgTGGGGAATCAGCTAGACGATGTGACCAAGACCATGAAAAACTTCGAAGCCAGAGTCGGGTTTGTGAAGGATCTGGAAACCATGTCGGCC AATAAAGGAGACTATGTCGACATCAGAGAGGACGTCGAAAACAACGAGTTGGCCGTCACAAAAG GAAAGCAAAGAATAGCTCACAAGCCAAATTCTAAGCCCAAGATGGATGTGGCGTTTGATCTGAAAGAGGAGGAtgaaggagagggaggagaCACGGGGAGCAGGAAAGGCGTCATGACTGAGGAGGAGCTCTGGGCTCGATTGGATGAACTCGAGagactggaggagctgcaagaTGAGCGGGACAG GTTATCTGATAATACGGACATGAATGGCGAAGACACGTCGTCGTCTTCAtcggaggaggagaaggaggcagATGCTGCGCCTCCGGTAAACGGCCTGAGTTTGAAGCCAAGCTGGAGCTCGGTGCCTCACAGCGTACAGCCACTCACAGACAGgaaagaggaggatgaggatggcAGCTGTTTGCCCACCATTTTCTTCTCTCACACAGTTGAACCCAAGAAG GTGAGgataaacacaggaaaaaacacaacgCTGAAGTTCAGTGAAAGAAAAGAGCAAAAGGAGCAttcaaagaggaaaaagaaaaacggcCACAATAATGGACACTCGCATCACGAGCTTCACAAAATCACCACGCCGGCTGATATTTACAG GCTGTTTGTGGACGTGAAGAACGGCGAGCCCGTCCCCAGGAAGTCCATCCTGAAGTCACGCAGCCGGGAGAACAGCGTGTGCAGCGACACCAGCGAGAGCAGCGCCGCCGACTTCGAGGAGCGCAGGATGGCCGTGCGCAGCTTCAGCCACGACGAGACGACGCACAGCGACACCAGCGATGGCATCACGGAGGAGGACAGCCCCACTGCCATGCCTCTGCACACTCACAGCAAATTTGAa GCCTTTTCCGGTACGGTGATAGAAAAGGAGCCGATGCCTTCAGCTGTGCCCCACCTGACCATCGTCCCACCCGCTCTGCCAACCATTCTGGagaggaggcaggaggaggTCACGCCCGACTCCCCGCCGCCCGAGCAGGCGCCTAAACGGGTGTCCAAGTTCAAAGCTGCCAGGCTGCAGCAAAAATGA